One Pogona vitticeps strain Pit_001003342236 chromosome ZW-PAR, PviZW2.1, whole genome shotgun sequence genomic window, GATAGGGGGTGTGATAGAAGGAGCAATTCAGATGACAACTCCCCCCCGCCCGCGTCAAAGGAGTAACTGTATAGATGGGGTTAAGACACCTCCAGGATCAGCCACTTAACTGCGCcctaaaagaggggggggggagatttccaCCCCCTTCCTTggtcgcgccccccccccggttgtaaAGGAAGCGAGTCGGCCCTTTCGTGTGCATGGATTGGGGCCGCCATCCCGCTCGCCGCCCgggaagcaaagggggggggggcgaaagccTGGTTTTAACCTTTCAGGCGGTGCTCAAAGGGAGGCCACTGCTGGggggtgggaaaggaaggaaggggcggGCCAcctccccaaaaaaacaaacctttgCAGGGCCGACTCCCCCCTCGGTGTCCACAGGGGGGTAAAAAAACCCCTCCttgtttcctctcccccccctcgggACCCccattcagccccccccccggggacgccGCCGCCCGCGGCCGGAGGGGCCCCTCGCCGGCCCGGAGACAACGGGGGGGGCCTTCGGGGACCCCCGTGGGGGGTGAGggccctcccgccccccccccaaacgcctcctcccccccccgctggaAGGGCaattttgcaaaagcaaagccCAAGCCCAAAAGGGGAGCTGCGCAAACGGGCAGAAACGCgcctctcctttctccccccccaattgCACCGGGGGGGGGTTTGAGGGCTCCTTTGGGGGAAGAGCCCGACCGAGCGCAggcaggcgtgtgtgtgtgtgtgtgtgtgtgtgcggggggggggctttatttcccttcccctctccctccctctccttctctcccccgccTGCAACACGGGGCGCTGCCGGGAGGTGccccccctttttctcctctGCCCTCGCCCCCCCCGTCTGCCCTCACCTTTCCGCTGGCGGTGCCTCCGCTCACGCCGATGAGGAAGGGCCGCGGGTGAGGCCGCTCCGGGTCCCCGACCGccccgccgccaccaccgcccgCCGCGGCCATCTCGTCCCGGGCATTgcaggcggggaggggagggcggaagaaaaaggggggagcGAACTCCATCTCCCGGCAGGCCGCGCGCGAGAGAGAGAAGGGCGGGGAAGAACGCCGCCCGGGCAGGCCGCGGGGCACGCCGGGAAATGGAGTCGCGACCGCAGAGGAAGGGGGCAGGGCCACAAAAGCCGGGGCTCGCAGACGCACGGGCCTTTCCCCtgcccttcctctagggggcgcccccTTGGGACGGCGCCGTTGTTGCCCAAAGGGACGCCCCGCCCCGCCCGCCTTTCCTCCCAGGcggctttttttttgggggggggggaggttgcaaaggtatatatatctatctatctacagtaccTTTGCTACTTCCATGTCAGCTCTAACCGAGATGAAGGCGAAAGGAACCCCCTTTGCCTGAAAAGGGGCCAGGAGGAATCTTTCCCCCAaggaaattttttattttatatatatttcgccctgcctttctccttaaaaggcccCAAGGCGGCTGACGGTGTTCAAAAGGAAGTCCgcaaaatgggtgtgtgtgtgtgtctggccccccctcctcacccacccccaccagTCTCCAGACTGGCGACACCATCTTCCAAGACGATCCACccgctcagccccccccccgtgtgggCAGATCAAAGGGCTCTTGTcgttgggagggagggggggaagagaggtcaGGGGGTGGCCcagctcccccccaccccctagATCTgtatgtgccccccccccagttccatcATCCCCGGGGACTGGTCCCAGCAGGCAGGAAAGGGAGGCCCAGGTGCTCCCCAGCAGACCAGAGACGGCTATTGCCGGGTGGACTGTCAGGGTGGGGTCCTGGGGGGCCAAGCCAGCACCCCCTCCACCTAAAGGAGACACGGGGACCGCCCGGCTAGGCCAGGGACGTCACCCGCATACAGTGCCATCGGCAAACAAGCCGGTCAATTATTAATGAAGCTCAGGAAACCGACCCGTCGCCGACAGGACGAGCCGCTCTCCTTGGCCGGGGGGGTGGTGGGGAGAGGACCCGGGCAGGAGTCAAACCAGCATCCCCTCGTTTGGGCCAAGCAGGGGGTCCCGACGGAGACACCGACTGAGACCCCCCTGAAAAGCCGTCCAGCTCCAAAGGTGGGAAAGGGGCCTCGGGAAAGCCAGGTAAATCCTCCATCCTccggtgtctctctctctcccctccgccCCAGACAGAAGGCAAACTTTGGAAGGCAGGGCAAAGCGAgggagggttggggttgggggggacCCTCCATGTCCCCAcatgcaaggagagagagagagcaggggggggggaatatattgCCACATTTATGAAATCCGAGTGCTGAAAAGAGAGCCAGAATCTGTCTAAAAGGGCCTTTAATCCCAACGACggcaaaaaaaagaaaccacGCTAGACGTTTCTTTTCCTCTTAAATGCAATTATTTCACCAAGTGAGCTTGGGATTGCAAGGGGCGGCCAGCAAAGCCAAATCATGCATTtcctcaccaaaaaaacaacaactccctgAAGGGTTCAGAGGTCTGGAGCTCCCCTGCTCCCCCAGGGCCACCATGTCACTTTCCCGagtatgtggggtggggggagagagagggaagggggcgCTTTGTGAAGCTGGGCCTCGGTTTCCTAAGGGGCGAAGGAAAGCTGAGGGGGGGTGGGGGTCTGGCTGTGGTTCTCACGGGCGCCTCTTCTTTCCTCGCAGAGCCAGAAGCGCCCAGACGCTCTCGGCCTCCCGGAGAAGGCGCCGGGACTTTATATAGAGATTGGGCCATGGAAGGATCGCAAGCGTGTGGGGCGTCTTCTCCTCCGCATCTCGGAGGCGGAGAGGGAAACGGGGGGGACCTGGATCTTCCGGCAGAGAACACGccgccctccacccttgcagACCTTTGGCGCCTTTCACCCAAGTCGGCACCCCCACGGGCCAGGACAGACGTGGGCCCTGACCCTCCGCCCGGAGGGGCCAACCCCAGTTTGGCCGAAGAACCTCCGCCCTATTCTCCCCCGGATCCGAAGACGCTCCACCTGCTCTTTCCGGCGTTCCAGAGCAGCCTCTCCGGCCAAGGACCCCCCTTTTATCCCCCCAGGAACCGGCCGTCGGAGGCACCTCCTGCACCCTCTCCGTTCGCCATTGTAAGTAGTTCCACGTTTGAGGCACCGAATGGATGACAGCCTCTCCTGGATTGGATCATGGAACTGGTCGAGGAGGCTCCATGGGGGGAATCGGAACTCACAACCTccggctctacagccagagacttcaggggtttaggtctctggagccagacgttgggcaTTCAGTTCCCCCCATGGGGCCTTTTGgacgggctggactggatgatcttatagggtcccttccagctctagcAGTCCAAAGATAACGAAGAGGAGGATTTAATAGGGGGGTTTGCACATTTGATGGCTCGCTCCTTCAGACAAGAAACATTCGCAGTCTTCGGGGACTGGACGGGGAGGGAACAGTATACCAAGGCAAACAGCTGGCCTAATACCCTATGCAAGGAATGTTACGTCCTGCAGTCTGTATCAAATTATAGAAATTACATACATTTGCTATCGGGAATAATTATGTTTTTACGGCAGAGAGACGGGCCGATGAACTGGAGACACAGAGACTAAAGTCCACTCTCACAGCCAAGACAAACTCGGCCAAACCCTCCCCTCTCCAGGGTCAATATAGATTCTTCCGTGCTTATCTTCAGGGCCAGaagctggatgatgatgatgatttttttaagtgaTCATCCTCATTCCAGAGTCTGCACTTATCCATTGCAATGAAGGCGCTGCAGAATACGAAGCAGTTCTGAATTGGGATTTCCTATTGTGTATTCTGTGGGCGACCTGGGCTTTTAAAAGCCGCCGTTCACTCAGATTCGCAGCaaagaattaaaaacagcacGAAATGCCTCAGatttctcacccacccacccaggaaaACATAAGAAGCCTTCCTGGCCCTCCCCGGGTTAGGAGCCCAGGATTTCGAGGGGGGAAGGACGCCCCTCGGCCTCGCACCTCGAGTGCTTCCGATCTGTAGGAGCTTCTCCGTGGCTCAGCGTTTCGGTCTCTGCTTCCAGTACAACAGCGCTTTGTTCGCCGAGATCCCCACCGAGGCCGAGAGAAGCTGCAGGCACCCCCCGAAAGATTACATGGTCGAATCCGTGCTGGCGACGCTCTTTTGCTGCTTGCTGACGGGAGCGATGGCCTTGGTCTACTCCCACGAGGTAGGC contains:
- the PRRT1B gene encoding proline rich transmembrane protein 1B; this translates as MEGSQACGASSPPHLGGGEGNGGDLDLPAENTPPSTLADLWRLSPKSAPPRARTDVGPDPPPGGANPSLAEEPPPYSPPDPKTLHLLFPAFQSSLSGQGPPFYPPRNRPSEAPPAPSPFAIYNSALFAEIPTEAERSCRHPPKDYMVESVLATLFCCLLTGAMALVYSHEARTAVNRGDLIQAKAASQKARSLVLFSLFFGVLVSASWVVYVLVTLYL